The following proteins are co-located in the Noviherbaspirillum sp. UKPF54 genome:
- a CDS encoding molybdopterin-synthase adenylyltransferase MoeB, protein MNDNQLLRYSRHILLDDIGIEGQEKLLAARALVIGAGGLGSPAAYYLASAGVGKITLVDNDSVDLTNLQRQILHTTERVGQPKAQSGKQTLEKINPDIEIVALSERVEGERLSALVAQASVVLDCSDNFTTRHAVNRACVEHEVPLVSGAAIRFDGQISVFDARHADTPCYACLFPPDQEFEEVLCSTMGVFAPLVGIIGTMQAAEALKVIADIGESLAGRLLLLDARHMEWTSIRVARNAGCPVCGTRGC, encoded by the coding sequence ATGAACGACAACCAGCTACTGCGCTACTCCCGCCACATCCTGCTCGACGACATCGGAATCGAAGGCCAGGAAAAGCTGCTGGCCGCCCGTGCGCTGGTGATCGGCGCCGGCGGGCTCGGCTCTCCCGCCGCCTACTATCTGGCGTCTGCCGGCGTGGGCAAGATCACGCTGGTCGACAACGATAGCGTGGACCTCACCAACCTTCAGCGCCAGATCCTGCATACCACCGAGCGCGTCGGCCAGCCGAAAGCGCAATCCGGGAAGCAAACGCTGGAGAAAATCAATCCCGACATCGAGATCGTCGCGCTGAGCGAGCGCGTCGAAGGCGAGCGCCTGAGCGCACTCGTCGCTCAGGCGAGCGTGGTGCTCGACTGCAGCGACAACTTCACGACGCGTCATGCCGTCAACCGCGCCTGCGTCGAGCACGAAGTACCGCTGGTATCGGGCGCGGCGATCCGCTTCGACGGCCAGATATCGGTTTTCGATGCACGCCACGCGGACACGCCCTGCTACGCCTGCCTTTTTCCGCCGGACCAGGAGTTCGAGGAAGTGCTGTGCTCGACCATGGGCGTTTTCGCACCGCTGGTCGGCATCATCGGGACGATGCAGGCGGCCGAAGCGCTGAAGGTGATCGCGGACATCGGCGAATCGCTGGCCGGTCGTCTGCTGCTGCTCGATGCGCGCCACATGGAATGGACCAGCATCCGCGTGGCGCGCAACGCGGGCTGCCCGGTGTGCGGAACTCGAGGGTGTTAA
- a CDS encoding DMT family transporter has product MPPADLAKLVFLSAIWGGSFIFLRLAVPEVGPLLTAMLRTSLAGIALMTYATATGVTLHWRANLKPFAVVGLFAGVLPFTCFSFAALHLPAAHSAVLNATAPLFGAVFSVLWLSERLTALKIVGLLLGVAGVAILVGAGTLAATPTTLISITACLLAAASYAISSIIVKKTGMPGGIHPIAMATGSLVLGGLMMLPAAPFVLPKTVPSPLALGCIAGLSLLSSGLAQALFIPLIVKVGPTRAMCVSFLIPLFSMLWGAIFLHEAVRAGTLAGGAVVLLAMGLVLPAARNVPDKALAGE; this is encoded by the coding sequence ATGCCCCCCGCCGATCTCGCGAAGCTGGTCTTTCTTTCCGCCATTTGGGGCGGCTCGTTCATCTTCCTGCGGCTCGCCGTCCCGGAAGTCGGCCCCCTGCTGACCGCGATGCTGCGCACCTCGCTGGCCGGCATCGCATTGATGACGTATGCGACCGCCACTGGCGTGACGTTGCACTGGCGGGCCAATCTCAAGCCGTTTGCCGTGGTCGGACTGTTTGCCGGCGTCTTGCCGTTCACCTGCTTTTCATTCGCGGCGTTGCATCTGCCGGCGGCCCATTCTGCGGTGCTGAACGCGACGGCGCCGCTGTTCGGCGCGGTGTTCTCGGTGCTGTGGCTGTCCGAGCGCCTGACGGCGCTCAAGATCGTTGGCCTGTTGCTGGGAGTGGCGGGAGTGGCGATCCTGGTCGGCGCCGGCACGCTGGCGGCGACACCAACGACGCTGATCTCGATCACCGCCTGCCTCTTGGCGGCAGCGAGTTACGCGATCTCGAGCATCATCGTCAAAAAGACTGGCATGCCGGGCGGCATCCATCCGATTGCCATGGCCACCGGATCGCTCGTGCTGGGCGGGCTGATGATGCTGCCGGCGGCTCCCTTCGTGCTGCCTAAGACCGTGCCGTCGCCGCTTGCGCTGGGATGCATTGCCGGCCTGTCCCTGCTGTCGTCCGGGCTGGCGCAGGCATTATTCATTCCGTTGATCGTGAAGGTGGGTCCGACACGGGCCATGTGCGTGTCGTTCCTGATTCCCTTGTTCAGCATGTTATGGGGAGCGATTTTCCTGCACGAGGCGGTGCGCGCCGGGACGCTGGCTGGAGGCGCCGTGGTGCTGCTCGCGATGGGGCTTGTGCTGCCGGCCGCGCGCAACGTGCCGGACAAAGCGCTTGCCGGCGAATAG